The Phormidium ambiguum IAM M-71 nucleotide sequence TCTCCTAAGTCAGATTTACCCTGCAAGAAACGTATGTAACCATCCAACGCGGTCAGAATAAATTCGCGAAATTGAGTGGCGTTACTTATCTCAATTGTTACTTTGTGACTCCTGATTGTAGGTGTACTCGAATCAAAATCCAATGTTAACTCTTGCGAACTCAACCCAGATATCTGAGGAAATTGCCAACTGAACAAGGATGCTTGTTCAGGAATTGCTGTTAAGGGAACGAGCATTAATTCAATTAATCTATCAATGATTTCCTGGTAGTTTTCTTTTTCTTCTTTAGGTGAGACTTCGAGCGTTTCTCTTATCACCTTGCTTAATCTTTTTAATAAAACTGTTTTGATTTCCTGAATTTTTTCTCCGAATACTTCACGACATCCATCCGTCAAATTGATTGTCGCCCGATACGTTCTCTCGCCTTTTTCTAGGGGCAGCTTTATTTCTTTGATTTTCGCTATATGAGTAGCGAAAGAATGAACATCAACGATTAACCTTAATCTTCCGTCCTTGTCTTTTTTAAGTGTGAATGTTTTTGCACCTGCTTCTCCGTTTAGTTCGTTAATTGTTTTCGAGAGCCAGTCTCTATAATCTAGGTGAGCCAGTTCATTTCTTTCTTCTCTTAACTCATTTTTATTTTCCACTGTCCGTTCCTCCTCATTTGATTAAAGTAAAAATGCTAGGAAATTGTATATTTGGGTTAGAAAAAAAGTAAATTTATTGAGTTTTTTCACCTCTCTATTGCTTAATCCAACCCACAATTTCAAAAACAAGGTCTTCTATTTTTCGAGTGCCGTCCACAGTTAAATCAGCCATTGTTAGCAACACTGTCTGCACTTGTGCTTCTGTAGAGTGCGCTTCAAACTGCTGCCATTGTTGGCGATCGCTTAACCCTCTCTCAACCAACCGAGCTTCGCGTATTGACTCGTTTACCCCTACGAAAACTAAGCGAAAATCCAAAGGGGTAACTATCTGGCGCAGTACTGGGATGATTTCAGCATGACGGATGCCATCTACAACCAATGGTTGTCCAAGCTGCCAGTTAACCTGCGCTAGAACTGCTTTACAGAACTGTTCCATCCCCTGGTTAATCAGAGAAGCACCGACAGCCTGCAACACTTCTCTTGAGTCACCCAGCCCTTGACTTTGCGCTACAGTCCGAACGTAGTCCCCAAAACTGACTCGTTGCCATTCCAGAGATGAAGCTACCTCAATTGAAAGTGTTGACTTACCACTGGCGATACTGCCAGCGAAACCGACAACAATTGGTTTCATAAATTCCCAAGATCTAGTTGTAATTGACCAGAACTTTCATGCAGAACTACCCAACCTCGGCGATCTCGTTTAGTGAATTTAATTGGGGAAATAGACTTGACATTTTCAATTCGCATTAGAGTTGCAAATGATGCAGTCTCACGTTGCTTCCAAAAGTCTGG carries:
- a CDS encoding AAA family ATPase; this translates as MKPIVVGFAGSIASGKSTLSIEVASSLEWQRVSFGDYVRTVAQSQGLGDSREVLQAVGASLINQGMEQFCKAVLAQVNWQLGQPLVVDGIRHAEIIPVLRQIVTPLDFRLVFVGVNESIREARLVERGLSDRQQWQQFEAHSTEAQVQTVLLTMADLTVDGTRKIEDLVFEIVGWIKQ